A genomic stretch from Antarcticibacterium flavum includes:
- a CDS encoding BlaI/MecI/CopY family transcriptional regulator, translating into MSLSKAEEQLMQILWKQEKAFMKDLIEAYPDPKPAPTTVATLLKRMQDKDFVDYKQYGRSREYFPLVKKKDYFSKQVNGFIKNFFNDSASQFASFFTKETNLSKEELEDLKKLIDNEIKNK; encoded by the coding sequence ATGAGCCTTTCAAAAGCAGAAGAACAATTAATGCAAATCCTCTGGAAGCAGGAAAAAGCTTTTATGAAAGATCTAATCGAGGCTTATCCAGATCCTAAGCCGGCACCAACCACAGTGGCCACACTTTTAAAACGGATGCAGGACAAGGATTTTGTTGACTACAAACAATACGGCCGCTCGCGGGAATACTTTCCCCTGGTGAAAAAGAAGGATTATTTTTCAAAACAGGTGAACGGCTTTATCAAAAACTTCTTCAATGATTCTGCTTCGCAGTTTGCCTCGTTCTTCACGAAAGAGACCAACCTTAGTAAGGAAGAGTTGGAAGATCTAAAGAAATTGATAGATAACGAAATTAAGAATAAGTAA
- a CDS encoding M56 family metallopeptidase gives MEWYILKSGAILAALLLFYKLLLEKENMHNFKRFYLLFAVVAAVGIPLITLTTYVEPTAGNFDPVLFHYSEEISVAESKSFSDYMPHVLWAIYAGGVIFFSFKFIRNLREILLKIKINPKIKKGIYTRVLLREQVDPHTFFSYIFFNRKKYEQEQIPREVIIHEEAHARQKHSLDILFVELLQIMFWMNPLIILLKDAVKLNHEFLADKAVVEKGVHTAGYQKTLLQFSSGHLHSDLVNPINYSSIKKRFKVMKTHTSKKAIWLRSILILPLISLLFFSFSNKEIVEREINVLPAETMNTTTLMLEVDNSGKFYFQKNETNLAELRKHINNGSYTSYHIEVAENAPSSIMIDLRQLMAQNRLAGSVALCTTKTAMQDKATPEMMAEYNRLVKYYNALQNANPEGEIQVKQEDINRIMAILGRMTPEQKENAEQIKFDVPPPPPPAPTPQPQSPPAPEKSSKNVDVPPAPPAPVMGNMQAPPPPPPSPMESVKDWIEEGAEFFYNGKKTTDQNVLEIVKKNGGKNLEVRVEENPTGKTVKISDKKSLNHNPPTSSRDGLKILPAPPVPSENKQPPPPPAPPKTSSSENLGFIYTAAQSPPSQNSNTLEYVIDLAKRGANFYIGPHKYSHEEAIRMVKKSTNEVSIDVSKYPDVILGGC, from the coding sequence ATGGAGTGGTATATCTTAAAATCTGGTGCGATCCTGGCTGCTTTGCTGCTGTTTTACAAGCTGTTGCTGGAGAAGGAGAATATGCACAATTTCAAGCGCTTCTACCTGCTTTTTGCTGTGGTGGCAGCGGTTGGGATTCCTCTTATCACCCTTACCACGTATGTTGAACCTACCGCGGGAAATTTTGATCCTGTGCTGTTCCATTATTCTGAAGAAATTTCAGTAGCAGAAAGCAAGTCTTTTTCAGATTATATGCCGCATGTTCTTTGGGCCATATATGCTGGTGGAGTCATTTTCTTCAGTTTTAAATTTATAAGGAATCTTCGGGAGATCCTGTTAAAAATAAAGATTAATCCGAAGATCAAAAAGGGCATTTATACCAGAGTCCTGCTGCGAGAGCAAGTAGATCCTCACACCTTCTTCAGTTACATTTTTTTTAACCGAAAGAAATATGAACAGGAGCAAATCCCGCGTGAGGTCATCATTCACGAGGAGGCGCACGCCCGGCAGAAGCACAGCCTGGACATCCTTTTTGTGGAATTGCTGCAAATTATGTTCTGGATGAATCCGCTCATCATCCTGTTAAAGGACGCGGTGAAGCTAAATCACGAATTCCTTGCAGACAAAGCAGTAGTTGAAAAAGGAGTTCATACTGCAGGTTATCAAAAGACATTATTACAATTCTCATCAGGGCATTTACACAGTGATCTTGTAAATCCCATCAATTATTCATCAATCAAAAAACGATTTAAAGTTATGAAAACACACACATCGAAAAAAGCAATCTGGCTAAGATCAATATTGATCCTGCCACTCATATCCTTGCTATTCTTTAGTTTCAGCAATAAAGAGATTGTAGAAAGAGAAATAAACGTTTTACCGGCTGAAACTATGAATACTACCACTCTCATGTTAGAGGTTGATAATAGCGGAAAGTTTTATTTTCAGAAAAATGAAACAAATTTAGCAGAATTGCGGAAGCACATCAACAATGGGAGCTACACCTCCTATCATATTGAAGTGGCTGAAAATGCTCCTTCTTCCATCATGATCGATCTTAGACAGCTAATGGCTCAAAATAGATTGGCAGGAAGCGTTGCTCTTTGTACTACTAAAACAGCAATGCAGGATAAGGCGACACCAGAAATGATGGCGGAATACAACAGGCTGGTGAAGTATTACAATGCGTTGCAGAATGCCAATCCTGAAGGGGAAATTCAGGTAAAACAGGAGGATATTAATAGAATAATGGCAATCCTGGGCCGTATGACCCCTGAACAGAAGGAGAATGCAGAGCAAATTAAATTTGACGTACCACCCCCGCCGCCACCTGCACCGACGCCCCAACCCCAATCTCCTCCAGCTCCTGAAAAGAGCAGCAAAAATGTGGATGTACCACCTGCTCCCCCGGCTCCTGTAATGGGTAATATGCAGGCACCACCGCCTCCGCCACCCTCACCTATGGAATCGGTTAAGGATTGGATCGAGGAGGGTGCAGAGTTTTTCTATAATGGAAAGAAAACAACCGACCAGAACGTATTGGAAATAGTAAAGAAAAACGGCGGGAAAAACCTGGAGGTGCGGGTAGAGGAAAATCCCACCGGAAAAACAGTTAAAATTTCCGATAAAAAAAGCCTTAATCATAATCCTCCTACCAGTAGCAGGGATGGATTAAAAATACTACCGGCCCCACCAGTTCCTTCCGAAAATAAGCAGCCTCCACCGCCGCCGGCACCTCCTAAAACTTCTTCATCAGAAAACCTGGGATTTATTTATACGGCGGCACAGTCTCCACCATCCCAAAATTCAAACACTTTAGAATATGTAATTGATTTGGCAAAGCGTGGAGCAAATTTTTATATTGGACCACATAAATATAGCCATGAAGAAGCTATCAGAATGGTGAAAAAAAGCACAAATGAAGTTTCAATTGATGTGAGTAAATATCCAGATGTGATTTTGGGTGGGTGTTAG